DNA from Sulfodiicoccus acidiphilus:
CGCTCCTGGAGGCGAGTGGGATAAGCACGGCCTCGGCCATAGCGAAATCTAGGGAAGGGGCCGAATATGGTGGTGGAGGTGGACTCGAAAGGGGTAAAGACGTCGTGAAAGTTGCGAACCACCCTTCACGGTGGCTTCACGCTTCATCACGACTTGCCCAAAGGCGGAGAGCGGATCTCCACGGGAATCGAGGGACATCCCAACCTCATCTCACCTTTCCTGCACCATCTGTCAAACGAAGTACTCGCGTTCACCCCTTTCTCCCCTCCTTCTACGCTCCTCCTCGAGTTTTCTCAATTCGTTCCTCCTGATTTTCCCGCTAGTGGTCTTGGGCAACTCGTCCACGAACTCCACTATCCTCGGTACCTTGTAGGCCATGAGGACCTCCCTACAGTGAGACGCTATTTCCCTCGCAAGTTCCTCCGACGCACGGTACCCCGGTTTCAATACGACGAAGGCCTTCACTAACTGCCACCTTTGGGGATCTGGGCTTCCCACTACCGCCACCTCTGCCACCGCGGGGTGTTCTATCACTGCGCTCTCCACCTCGAAGGGGCCCACCCTGTAATCTGACGTCTTTATGACATCGTCAGACCTTCCAACGAAGAACCACCTTTCCCTTTCATCGAAGTAGGCCCTGTCTCCGGTGTAGTAATATCCTCCTCGGAACGCGTCCCTGTTCTTGGAGTCATCTGAGTATCCCAAGAACAGCCCCACCGGCCTCCAAGTGCTCAACTTGACTGCTACATGTCCCACGGTCCCAGGAGACCTGATCTCCCGCCCTTCGTCGTCGAGTAGGACCACGTCGTACATGGGAGATGGGCGTCCCATCGAGCCCGGCGTAACCTCCTCCCAAGGAAGGTTACCTATCATTGCTGTGGTTTCTGTCTGGCCGTAGAAGTCCCTTATCGTGACCTCGAACCTGTCCCTCCACACCTTTATCACCTCGGGGTTCAGTGGTTCCCCCGCCGAGACCGCCTCCCTCAACTTATCGAACTTGAGGTTGGAGAGGTCTTGAACCACGAACTGTCTCCAGGCTGTCGGAGGTGCGCAGAAAGTCGTGACGCCTAGGGACTCTGCGGCGTTCAGGTACTTGGACGCGTCCAACTTACCAGAGTAGTTAATGGCTAACACCGTGGCTCCCAGGTTGAAGGGTGAGAAGAAGGAACTCCAGGCGAACTTGGCCCATCCTGGGGCACTGAGGTTCAGGTGGAGGTCTCCAGGTTTAAGGCCTATGAATGCAGCTGTGGACAGGCTTCCCACTGGGTAACTAGAGGCGGTGTGTATGACCCTCTTCGGGAGGCCTGTCGTTCCAGAGGTGAAGTAGTTGAGGGACTGCTGATGCGGGGACGTGTCCTCGGGTCTGACCGTCTCCTTCGGTAGGAAGTCCGTCGACGTCCAGCCCTCCCTCCTCCCGATCACCAGCTTGACCGGCTTCATCGAGCCCATAGCCTCCTCGACTCTAGCAGCACTGTCTTGGTCCGCGATCACGGCAGCTGGACGGAGGTCGGAGAACCTGTAGGAGAGCTCCCTCGTTGTCAGGTTGACGGCCGTGGGCACTCCCACCATACCTCCCTTCACTATGGCCAGCATAGATGCCCATTGTTCTGGAACCAGTGGAGTCATCAGGTACACCGAGTCCCCTGCCTTCACTCCCTCCTTTCTTAGGAACGATAGCACCGAGTCCGCTAAGGTCGATAGCTGAGAATACGTAAGTTTACCTTCCTCTCCGCTATCTAGGTTGGTCCAGATCAGGGCCGGTGTACTTCCTCTCTCCCTCACGTGAATACCCTCGAACACTTCCGCAGCCCAGTTGAACCTACTCTGCTTGATCCTGTTCAACGACGTGAGGAGACCTGGGAGCCTTGATGCCTTCACCTCGTCTCTGGACTTCGACAGGTCCGCGAACTGCCTCACTGCTGAGGCGTAGTCCATGTGTCACCTTGAGGTTCCAGATATTTTACTTTTCGGGGAAAAAGAACTCCTTGTGTTTCTCGATATCAAAGGTTCCAAGGGGACAACCTTCTAAGTTCCCCCTCCAATTAGAGGTGTGAAAGTCTACAGTCCGGAAGTTGGATTCGTGGACGTGCCGGAGGAGCCCTCTAGGATAATAAGCCTCTCCCCGGCAGTGACTGAGACCCTCTTCATGTTGGGGATGGGAGATAGGGTGGTAGGGGTAGACTCTTGGTCCTACAGGCCTCGAGAGGCGCTGAAAGTGAGGAGGGTTGGCTCTTACGCTACCCTCAACACGAACGTAGTCAGAGAACTGTCGCCTGACCTAGTCCTCACTACCACAGGAGTGCAGCGTCCGCTCATCGACCAGCTTAAGGCCGCAAAGGTTCCCGTTTTTCCCGTGCCCATCCCCTCTACGGTCTTCGAACTGATATCTGGGGTCGCGTTGGTGGGCGGGTTAGTGGGGAAGTACGAAGAGGGAGCCAAGTTGGCGGAGGGACTTCACAGTAGGTTGGTGGAACTCTCCCGACTGAGGTTCTCGACCCCGGTGCGGGCCTACATAGAGATAGATCTGGGAGGGCCCACAGTACCGGCGTTCTTCTCCCACATTACCAGTGCCCTCCACCTCCTTAATGTGCACAACGTTTACGGCAACGTAAAGCAGGCCTACCTTTACGGGGTCAAAGTTGCCGACTTTCCGCTATTCGACGTCAGTGACGTCTTCAGGACGGATCCAGATGTTGTAATTTACGAGTTCAAAAGGAAGCAGCCGTCTGGGGAGGAGGTCAAGGAGCTAGTGCGAAGCAGAGGGTGGGACAAGTTGAGGGCAGTGAGAGAGGGAAGACTAGTGGTCCTCCCGGCCGACACATTGGCCCACCACGGCCCCTCCTTCCTAGATAACCTCAGAGAGTGCCTCGTGAAGGTCATGGACTCCCTTGGTTCACCTTCTCCATCTCCTTGATCAGGTTGACGTTGGACGTCACGACTCCTTTAACGCCGATTTCCTTCATCCTCTCAGCTATTACGGGATCGTTCACGTTGTACGCCAGCACCCTGTCCACTCCCAGTTGTCTCACTGAACGTGGGTTGACGAGGCCGTAAGGAACTACGAGCAAGTCCACCTCGACTTTTGGCTTCACGGGAGATTGGACCAGAAGGGCCACTTTCAGTCCCTTCCTCTTCGCTTCCTTGGCCAGGGACTCGTCTTCAGTGAGGAGGAAATCGCTTCCCACTTTTTCTAGGTCGTTCGTCTTAAGAAGTGTTACTTTCCCTCTAGGACCCGTCGACACTACCCCGTGGAAACCCGCCTTGGAGGCTGCGTTGGCCCCCTCCTCGTCTCCAACTTCCAGATAGAACTCCATGGGGTAAATGGGGAATCTGCAGTTAAATTACCTTCTCCAACTCACTGAGAACTCTATCACCTACAAAAACTAGGGGTCCGTTCCACAGGAATCTTTAACTTTTCGGGGTTAAGGGAGGCGGAAAGTCCCCTGCCATGTGGGTGGATAGCCCCCTTATATAAAGGTTTTTATAATAATGAAAAAATTTCCTAGACCTCTGCTGAAAGAGCTTGGTCGCACCCTCTGGACTGGGGGAACTCGCGCCTGTCGATAGGAAACCCTCCGTGACCTCCCTCCCGTACTGTTCACAGGACGGTTCCACTGAACCTCCGCTACGGAAGGGGATCGAGGTTCCTCCGAGGAGCGGGACTCACCGCGAGGACGCCCCGTCCGTGAGGGCGTGGTAGCTCACGAGTGGGACAGACGGTTTCGCCGCTTCTCTCCCCACGATACCGTAAATGTCCCGATCGAGGAAGTGTCGAGTGCATTGAGGGACCTGCT
Protein-coding regions in this window:
- a CDS encoding helical backbone metal receptor, with product MKVYSPEVGFVDVPEEPSRIISLSPAVTETLFMLGMGDRVVGVDSWSYRPREALKVRRVGSYATLNTNVVRELSPDLVLTTTGVQRPLIDQLKAAKVPVFPVPIPSTVFELISGVALVGGLVGKYEEGAKLAEGLHSRLVELSRLRFSTPVRAYIEIDLGGPTVPAFFSHITSALHLLNVHNVYGNVKQAYLYGVKVADFPLFDVSDVFRTDPDVVIYEFKRKQPSGEEVKELVRSRGWDKLRAVREGRLVVLPADTLAHHGPSFLDNLRECLVKVMDSLGSPSPSP
- a CDS encoding acyl--CoA ligase — translated: MDYASAVRQFADLSKSRDEVKASRLPGLLTSLNRIKQSRFNWAAEVFEGIHVRERGSTPALIWTNLDSGEEGKLTYSQLSTLADSVLSFLRKEGVKAGDSVYLMTPLVPEQWASMLAIVKGGMVGVPTAVNLTTRELSYRFSDLRPAAVIADQDSAARVEEAMGSMKPVKLVIGRREGWTSTDFLPKETVRPEDTSPHQQSLNYFTSGTTGLPKRVIHTASSYPVGSLSTAAFIGLKPGDLHLNLSAPGWAKFAWSSFFSPFNLGATVLAINYSGKLDASKYLNAAESLGVTTFCAPPTAWRQFVVQDLSNLKFDKLREAVSAGEPLNPEVIKVWRDRFEVTIRDFYGQTETTAMIGNLPWEEVTPGSMGRPSPMYDVVLLDDEGREIRSPGTVGHVAVKLSTWRPVGLFLGYSDDSKNRDAFRGGYYYTGDRAYFDERERWFFVGRSDDVIKTSDYRVGPFEVESAVIEHPAVAEVAVVGSPDPQRWQLVKAFVVLKPGYRASEELAREIASHCREVLMAYKVPRIVEFVDELPKTTSGKIRRNELRKLEEERRRRGERGEREYFV